The Pongo abelii isolate AG06213 chromosome 20, NHGRI_mPonAbe1-v2.0_pri, whole genome shotgun sequence genome window below encodes:
- the SLC44A2 gene encoding choline transporter-like protein 2 (The RefSeq protein has 3 substitutions compared to this genomic sequence), which translates to MGDERPHYYGKHGTPQKYDPTFKGPIYNRGCTDVICCVFLLVAIVGYVAVGIIAWTHGDPRKVIYPTDSRGEFCGQEGTKNENKPYLFYFNIVKCASPLVLLEFQCPTPQICVEKCPNRYLTYLNARSSRDFEYYKQFCVPGFKNNKGVAEVLRDGDCPAVLIPSKPLVRRCFPAIHAYKGVLMVGNETTYEDGHGARKNITDLVEGAKKANGVLEARQLAMRIFEDYTVSWYWIIIGLVIAMAMSLLFIILLRFLAGIMVWVMIIMVILVLGYGIFHCYMEYSRLRGEAGSDVSLVDLGFQTDFRVYLHLRQTWLAFMIILSILEVIIILLLIFLRKRILIAIALIKEASRAVGYVMCTMLYPLVTFFLLCLCIAYWASTAVFLSTSNEAVYKIFDDGLCPFTAKTCNPETFPSSNESRQCPNARCQFAFYGGESGYHRALLGLQIFNAFMFFWLANFVLALGQVTLAGAFASYYWALRKPDDLPAFPLFSAFGRALRYHTGSLAFGALILAIVQIIRVILEYLDQRLKAAENKFAKCLMTCLKCCFWCLEKFIKFLNRNAYIMIAIYGTNFCTSARNAFFLLMRNIIRVAVLDKVTDFLFLLGKLLIVGSVGILAFFFFTHRIRIVQDTAPPLNYYWVPILTVIVGSYLIAHGFFSVYGMCVDTLFLCFCEDLERNDGSQERPYFMSPELRDILLKGSAEEGKRAEAEE; encoded by the exons ATGGGGGACGAGCGGCCCCACTACTACGGGAAACACG GAACGCCACAGAAGTATGATCCCACTTTCAAAGGACCCATTTACAACAG GGGCTGCACGGATGTCATATGCTGTGTGTTCCTGCTCGTGGCCATTGTGGGCTACGTGGCTGTGGGCATCATAG CCTGGACTCATGGAGACCCTCGAAAGGTGATCTACCCCACTGATAGCCGAGGCGAGTTCTGCGGGCAGAAGGGCACAAAAAACGA GAACAAACCCTATCTGTTTTATTTCAACATTGTGAAATGTGCCAGCCCCCTGGTTCTGCTGGAATTCCAATGTCCCACTCCCCAG aTCTGCGTGGAAAAATGCCCCAACCGCTACCTCACGTACCTGAATGCTCGCAGCTCCCGGGACTTTGAGTACTATAAGCAGTTCTGTGTTCCTGGCTTCAAGAACAATAAA GGAGTGGCTGAGGTGCTTCGAGATGGTGACTGCCCTGCTGTCCTCATCCCCAGCAAACCCT TGGCCCGGAGATGCTTCCCCGCTATCCACGCCTACAAGGGTGTCCTGATGGTGGGCAATGAGACAACCTATGAGGATGGGCATGGCGCCCGGAAAAACATCACAGACCTGGTGGAGGGTGCTAA GAAAGCCAATGGAGTCCTAGAGGCACGGCAACTCGCCATGCGCATATTTGAAGATTACACCGTCTCTTGGTACTGGATTATCAT AGGCCTGGTCATTGCCATGGCGATGAGCCTCCTGTTCATCATCCTGCTCCGCTTCCTGGCTGGTATTATGGTCTGGGTGATGATCATCATGGTGATTCTGGTGCTGGGCTACG GAATATTTCACTGCTACATGGAGTACTCCCGACTGCGTGGTGAGGCCGGCTCTGATGTGTCTTTGGTGGACCTCGGCTTTCAGACGGATTTCCGGGTGTACCTGCACTTACGGCAGACCTGGTTGGCCTTTA TGATCATTCTGAGTATCCTTGAAGTCATTATCATCTTGCTGCTCATCTTTCTCCGGAAGAGAATTCTCATCGCGATTGCACTCATCAAAGAAGCCAGCAG GGCTGTGGGATACGTCATGTGCTCCATGCTCTACCCACTGGTCACTTTCTTCTTGCTGTGCCTCTGCATCGCCTACTGGGCCAGCACTGCTGT CTTCCTGTCCACTTCCAACGAAGCGGTCTATAAGATCTTTGATGACGGCCTCTGCCCATTTACTGCGAAAACCTGCAACCCAGAG ACCTTCCCCTCCTCCAATGAGTCCCGCCAATGCCCCAACGCCCGTTGCCAGTTCGCCTTCTACGGTGGTGAGTCGGGCTACCACCGGGCCCTACTGGGCCTGCAGATCTTCAATGCCTTCATGTTCTTCTGGTTGGCCAACTTCGTGCTGGCGCTGGGCCAGGTCACGCTGGCTGGGGCCTTTGCCTCCTATTACTGGGCTCTGCGCAAGCCGGACGACCTGCCGGCCTTCCCGCTCTTCTCTGCCTTTGGCCGGGCGCTCAG GTACCACACAGGCTCCCTGGCCTTTGGCGCGCTCATCTTGGCCATTGTGCAGATCATCCGCGTGATACTCGAGTACCTGGATCAGCGGCTGAAAG cCGCAGAGAACAAGTTTGCCAAGTGCCTCATGACCTGTCTCAAATGCTGCTTCTGGTGCCTGGAGAAGTTCATCAAATTCCTCAATAGGAATGCCTACATCATG ATTGCCATCTACGGCACCAATTTCTGCACGTCGGCCAGGAATGCCTTCTTCCTGCTCATGAGAAACATCATCAG AGTGGCTGTCCTGGATAAAGTTACTGACTTCCTCTTCCTGTTGGGCAAACTTCTGATCGTTGGTAGTGTGG GGATCCtggctttcttcttcttcacCCACCGTATCAGGATCGTGCAGGATACAGCGCCACCCCTCAATTATTACTGGGTTCCTATACTG ACGGTGATCGTTGGCTCCTACTTGATTGCACATGGTTTCTTCAGTGTCTATGGCATGTGTGTGGACACGCTGttcctctgcttct GTGAGGACCTGGAAAGGAATGACGGCTCTCAGGAGCGACCCTACTTCATGTCGCCCGAGCTGAGAGACATCCTGTTGAAGGGGAGTGCGGAGGAGGGGAAGCGGGCGGAAGCCGAGGAGTAG